One region of uncultured Methanolobus sp. genomic DNA includes:
- a CDS encoding helix-turn-helix domain-containing protein, with amino-acid sequence MGDSDFKILNALSNETRLMMFKCLSEKDMHISKVARKLKISIPVASKHAIILEDADLIRRKIFGKTHVLSIKNKKLCQPEDYSESGVSSDYQKILTTVESLKALSKVDVTDG; translated from the coding sequence ATGGGGGACAGCGATTTTAAAATACTGAATGCTCTTAGCAATGAAACACGCCTGATGATGTTTAAATGTCTCAGTGAAAAAGATATGCATATTTCCAAGGTCGCACGAAAATTGAAAATTTCCATACCGGTTGCTTCCAAGCATGCAATTATACTTGAAGATGCGGATTTGATACGCAGAAAGATTTTTGGAAAAACACATGTACTTTCTATTAAAAATAAAAAGCTGTGTCAGCCAGAGGATTATTCTGAGTCAGGTGTTAGTAGTGATTACCAGAAGATTCTTACAACCGTGGAATCACTTAAAGCACTTTCAAAGGTAGATGTAACAGATGGATAA
- a CDS encoding right-handed parallel beta-helix repeat-containing protein, translating into MKTAIKIALILVIVPVFSGIVSASTLIVDCNDVNDNNGVVLQSMITVYPSIQAAIDASFAGDTILVMSGVYEESITVNKSIRLYAPDGATIRCPDLPNNITLAESSKKYEYVVGMLGGTYSNSNDTIYGSDSITVEMSGFTIDANNYTPSQRWSSVLCRNVNRDYDEMSASIHNNTFVNILVNGKETFGILGYGSMNITVQNNTIDKFARGGIGLYSGDNEVIGNTVIGPYYGSNVTWAPNGIQMGYGAKGLIQGNDVSHCGWPGVDWSGTAIMVVDTSNVTVDGNYVHDNEVAVSVVDFPEEVYGSAWAGTCSDISVTNNVIVNNECGLDISNGVDNVEVQGNDILNNLYDGISVYDYEIDYPQYDIPDPTNIKIHNNNINGNGDNGLYVDINITEVDASLNWWGDATGPYQESSNEVGAGDNVTDNAFYSPWLGAEFSTQPMTYYVNTNGSIQTAIDAADPGESIYLAPGIYNENIDINKKLSLIGSGSGDDPLVDSILKKDSNARIVKLSASGDSGADPLLIKDVRVVPEGVYGFEVHNGDSVSYLEFDNVRVVGVTAHTIENEIGLKVATDASLSNFIVKNSAFDGCDYGWYFAKVVNISETSNVQFVTVDDTSFSENDYKGIYAEKLSDATFNNVIVDNNGKSDFWNQVWNGGFDINLKAGNYANLTFSNMTVTNNGLGYKEGAGLMVKARDDGSYVSPNNAILDGVFISGGNYSCNERGIRVGEPDKGNAGPTNVLITSANITCNVPTYSGTDGSAYGGVVNHAMAEVNATYNWWGADSGPYHEINNSQGLGDEVTDNVDFTPWISSIIPAPVAEFTANVTSGNISLTVQFTDESANDPDSWLWDFGDGNTSNVQDPVHTYVTPGTYNVTLTASNDWGDDTEVKTDYIVLGDWNLWNDPDSEDGAKISLAEIRNAIVYWKFGAPCPETGHVITLAEIRNMIVYWKFNAPME; encoded by the coding sequence ATGAAAACAGCAATCAAGATAGCATTAATTTTAGTAATTGTTCCTGTGTTTTCAGGGATAGTAAGCGCATCAACTCTGATAGTTGATTGTAATGACGTAAACGACAATAATGGTGTGGTTTTGCAGAGTATGATAACTGTATATCCTTCAATACAGGCAGCGATTGATGCATCATTTGCAGGGGATACTATTTTGGTGATGTCAGGTGTATATGAGGAAAGCATTACTGTTAATAAGAGCATCAGGCTTTATGCACCTGATGGTGCTACAATCAGATGCCCGGATCTTCCTAACAACATAACATTAGCGGAATCCTCCAAAAAGTACGAATATGTGGTTGGAATGCTAGGTGGTACATACTCAAATAGCAATGATACAATATATGGATCTGACAGCATTACTGTTGAAATGTCCGGTTTCACGATAGATGCCAATAATTATACTCCTTCGCAGAGGTGGAGTAGTGTATTATGCAGAAACGTGAACAGGGATTATGATGAAATGTCTGCTTCTATTCATAATAATACATTTGTAAACATCCTGGTGAATGGCAAAGAAACATTCGGAATACTGGGATATGGTTCAATGAACATCACCGTTCAGAACAACACAATAGACAAGTTTGCCCGCGGCGGTATTGGTTTGTATTCCGGTGACAATGAGGTTATCGGCAATACAGTTATCGGACCTTATTATGGAAGCAATGTTACATGGGCTCCAAATGGTATCCAGATGGGGTATGGAGCTAAAGGACTCATTCAGGGCAATGATGTTTCACACTGTGGTTGGCCTGGAGTTGACTGGTCCGGAACTGCTATTATGGTTGTGGATACCAGCAATGTAACGGTTGACGGAAATTATGTCCATGATAATGAAGTTGCCGTAAGTGTCGTTGATTTTCCCGAAGAAGTGTATGGTTCTGCATGGGCAGGCACATGCTCTGACATTTCAGTAACCAACAATGTAATAGTTAATAATGAATGCGGACTTGATATTTCCAATGGTGTGGACAATGTTGAGGTTCAGGGCAATGATATCCTGAACAATCTGTATGATGGCATCAGTGTCTATGATTATGAGATAGATTATCCTCAGTATGATATCCCGGACCCTACAAATATCAAAATTCATAATAACAATATTAATGGAAACGGTGACAATGGTCTGTATGTCGATATCAACATTACTGAAGTTGATGCTTCCCTCAACTGGTGGGGGGATGCTACGGGACCATACCAAGAGAGCAGCAATGAAGTCGGAGCAGGGGATAATGTCACGGACAATGCGTTTTATTCCCCATGGCTTGGGGCCGAATTCAGCACCCAGCCGATGACTTATTACGTTAATACCAACGGAAGTATCCAGACAGCTATAGATGCTGCAGATCCAGGTGAATCTATCTATCTTGCACCGGGTATCTACAATGAGAATATTGACATCAACAAGAAGCTATCACTGATAGGCAGCGGCAGCGGGGATGATCCTCTTGTGGATTCCATATTGAAGAAGGATAGCAATGCAAGGATAGTTAAATTATCCGCTTCAGGGGATTCCGGGGCAGATCCATTACTGATAAAGGATGTGAGGGTAGTTCCCGAAGGTGTTTACGGATTTGAGGTGCACAATGGTGACAGCGTATCCTATCTTGAGTTTGACAATGTCCGTGTAGTTGGTGTAACGGCACACACTATAGAAAACGAGATCGGACTCAAAGTGGCTACCGATGCGAGTCTCAGCAACTTCATCGTAAAGAATTCAGCATTCGATGGCTGTGATTACGGGTGGTACTTTGCCAAGGTTGTTAACATTAGTGAAACCAGTAATGTACAGTTTGTGACAGTGGATGATACAAGTTTCAGTGAAAATGACTACAAGGGAATCTATGCAGAGAAACTATCTGATGCAACTTTTAACAACGTGATTGTAGACAATAACGGGAAAAGTGATTTCTGGAACCAGGTATGGAACGGAGGATTTGACATTAACCTGAAGGCAGGCAACTACGCCAACCTGACGTTCAGTAACATGACAGTCACTAATAACGGCCTGGGTTACAAAGAGGGAGCCGGACTTATGGTAAAAGCCCGTGATGACGGAAGCTATGTTTCCCCGAACAATGCAATTCTTGATGGGGTATTTATATCCGGTGGAAATTATTCCTGTAATGAAAGAGGTATACGTGTTGGTGAACCGGACAAGGGAAATGCAGGTCCGACGAATGTGTTGATAACAAGTGCAAATATCACTTGTAATGTTCCGACCTATAGTGGTACCGATGGCTCTGCCTATGGAGGTGTTGTGAACCATGCTATGGCGGAGGTTAATGCTACCTACAACTGGTGGGGAGCTGACAGTGGTCCTTATCATGAAATCAATAATTCCCAGGGTCTGGGTGATGAGGTGACGGATAATGTAGACTTCACTCCATGGATATCGAGCATTATCCCGGCTCCGGTGGCTGAGTTTACTGCAAATGTTACCTCCGGTAACATTAGTTTAACCGTACAGTTTACTGATGAATCAGCTAATGACCCGGATTCATGGTTATGGGATTTCGGTGACGGGAACACTTCAAATGTACAGGACCCGGTGCATACATATGTTACACCCGGTACCTATAATGTTACTCTCACTGCAAGCAATGATTGGGGAGACGATACAGAGGTAAAAACAGATTACATTGTATTAGGTGACTGGAACCTGTGGAACGATCCTGATTCGGAAGATGGGGCGAAAATCTCATTAGCTGAGATTCGGAATGCAATCGTTTATTGGAAGTTTGGCGCTCCTTGTCCTGAAACTGGTCACGTTATAACTCTTGCTGAAATCCGGAATATGATTGTTTACTGGAAATTCAATGCACCAATGGAGTAA
- a CDS encoding type II/IV secretion system ATPase subunit, with translation MGTLSEKIRKLSSDLNLPTRTSEDHTSENESYEPIVSFEPEDGTEEMERYWVDEPYAFVSILKQNKDLFYRIAEPELDEFEKSLLDDVLLMIGDVLTLKEVADLDKIKKGDKYKLLREKIATLLSDHPRISENSFEKIFYYMKRDFIDFGKISPIMNDPNIEDTWCNGVGIPVYVFHSSYGNLISNIEFENDEDIAAFVMRVAHQSSRHISKSSPILDTVMQDGSRINITYGHEISPKGSSFSIRKQKKAPLTPLDLVAWNTFKPEIMAYFWLCMEHGKNILICGGTASGKTSTLNAICMFIPLNIRVVTLEDTREIQLPHENWIPTVTREGIAHNETAKIDLEDLLRASLRQRPDYLLVGEVRGRESQILFQAMNAGHATCSTFHAGSPTEVINRFTNPPISIPVTMFTALDIICMQSSTYENGVERRRVSEIAEIIGISKGVLTEKIYADRSNEMFDYKGSKVLEDIKKRRGWTDKDLESDLIKRKKYLEMLIMKGIREYNQVIFWFDFFNKDAKKAHSELEQFNTQI, from the coding sequence ATGGGTACATTATCTGAAAAAATCAGAAAACTATCATCAGATTTGAATCTCCCCACTAGAACAAGTGAAGATCATACATCGGAAAATGAAAGTTATGAACCGATTGTAAGCTTTGAACCGGAAGATGGAACCGAAGAGATGGAACGTTACTGGGTTGATGAACCTTATGCCTTTGTGTCCATCCTGAAACAAAACAAGGACCTCTTTTATCGCATTGCTGAACCTGAGCTCGATGAGTTCGAAAAATCGTTGCTTGATGATGTCCTGCTCATGATCGGTGATGTGCTGACACTAAAAGAAGTGGCTGATCTGGATAAAATAAAAAAAGGTGACAAATATAAATTGCTCAGGGAAAAAATTGCTACACTGTTATCGGATCATCCCAGAATTTCAGAAAATTCTTTCGAAAAGATATTTTACTATATGAAAAGGGATTTCATCGACTTCGGAAAGATAAGTCCAATCATGAATGACCCGAACATCGAAGATACATGGTGTAATGGTGTAGGTATACCTGTATATGTCTTTCATTCCTCCTACGGGAATCTTATCTCCAACATCGAGTTTGAAAACGATGAAGACATAGCCGCTTTTGTAATGAGAGTCGCACACCAGAGTTCCCGGCACATCTCCAAGTCATCACCCATACTTGATACGGTTATGCAGGACGGTTCAAGAATCAATATCACATACGGCCACGAAATAAGTCCGAAAGGTAGCTCCTTTAGTATACGAAAACAAAAGAAAGCACCTTTGACACCTCTGGACCTTGTTGCCTGGAATACATTCAAGCCTGAAATCATGGCCTACTTCTGGCTCTGTATGGAGCATGGAAAGAACATACTGATATGCGGAGGAACCGCTTCCGGGAAAACTTCTACTCTTAACGCAATTTGTATGTTCATTCCTCTTAACATAAGGGTTGTGACCCTTGAGGACACCAGAGAGATACAGCTGCCACATGAGAACTGGATACCAACCGTTACCCGGGAAGGCATTGCGCATAATGAGACTGCCAAGATAGACCTTGAAGACCTGCTGCGCGCCTCTTTGAGACAGCGCCCGGACTACCTGCTTGTAGGAGAAGTCAGGGGCAGAGAATCACAGATACTTTTCCAGGCCATGAATGCAGGTCATGCAACCTGTTCCACTTTCCATGCAGGATCACCTACAGAAGTCATAAACAGATTCACCAACCCCCCCATCAGCATCCCGGTGACTATGTTCACAGCACTCGATATAATCTGCATGCAATCCAGCACATATGAAAACGGTGTTGAAAGGAGAAGAGTATCTGAAATTGCAGAGATTATTGGAATCTCAAAAGGTGTATTGACAGAGAAAATATATGCGGACAGAAGTAATGAGATGTTTGACTATAAAGGATCAAAAGTTCTTGAAGACATCAAAAAAAGAAGAGGATGGACAGATAAAGACCTTGAATCAGACCTCATCAAAAGAAAAAAATATCTTGAAATGCTGATCATGAAAGGTATCAGGGAATACAACCAGGTAATATTCTGGTTTGATTTCTTCAACAAGGATGCTAAAAAAGCACATTCTGAACTGGAACAATTCAATACACAGATTTGA
- a CDS encoding PGF-pre-PGF domain-containing protein — protein MEKRLALLLFFFLLVLLIIPANASDTIVVERTIHASLISPGDSFNVTITLTANQELAALAFNEYLPEGWQLESINDDGAVFKPISNEWIWPSTMIAGEEKEVTYEVKLQPDAIAGPYCIWGVPSAYGATGDAVESIINVSGDAPLSVVANFSSEFDKYSGKTHFSGSSDNVTMWEWDIDNDGIIEYQYQNPVHIYSDQGTYNVTLTVWNGAGSDSITKAVVVNETISNTVFSDSSSYPDVFYVDKNGEYDFKTIQDAVNVSESGDRIYVHNGTYDTFSVNKTIGVYANYMGCFDEKNIIPDYKVVVDCGGDNINLSPSVNEFSLMGIKILNSSNGISTSPSVSFPQLFIAFCSFEKFSRLKGIELNSDRSFFVLDNISCSKGNGLTLYGAANDNEFLMCNFTENAGAGVCLSGNCTDNNFIANSFISNEIGLEIDNCGANNSVFLNNFIDNTISVSGSMESINSSIIWNSSQPVEYAYKGNAYNNCLGNYWDDYNGTDSNGDGIGDQPYVLPGNLGVDAHPLMEQFENYGLFSFENSCSSSLLVKDEPTGENVDVTYSEATGISLSAKVLPAISIEVTPDALDFGKLSAGDSSDIYKLKIFNKGSSKAYISSEVIDVAKDLYVEGLKLGGASWGEFSKTIAKEESAETSVQLQVPDDYIGIGSMEGILVFWAETKGNNAPVLEYIGDRSVNGSEILQIVLSASDPDDDELSYSTTAQFGNLNDNVFKWNTTGIEAGVYEIKFSVSDGYSTDSETILITVNNVSNNNGYPTVDFTSNVTSGKIPLTVMFTGNSMNATSLKWDLGDGNSSTGENAVHTYNVPGNYTVSLTAINSVGNNTEKKVDYISAYPRIIISFVSPSTSSVTDTAGDSRTFTVNTDEVANISWILDDVLLHTNLSVTNASYYCQSATAGIHNLTVFAENSNGTAQKEWIWEVNAESSSDSGSSSSSGGTRVNGGGNSGESYENILYKTAKSQTVLGKKITTYAFDSAGNPIVSISFIALKNSGVVSSSVEVLYGISSLVQGPPPGEVYKYMNIWVGDTGFATPDNIKNAIVSFKVEKSWISNNDIKESLISLYRYNDNEWNKLETRKVKEDDDFVYFEAETPGFSPFAITGVRQNQPLQADENLLYSTSDEEGNSLSTQSNDTGYVPVVASQSGISTWIWIICLLLLLLGLGIYIGVKRDLIPIKDKKYENVIFKDVLSDEAVANNPVSYYFDNVENPIQYIHFTIKEYYGNVDVKVEVLRKRSLLVKSDPPGNVYRHLNLWISVDELIDPSMIADPFIGFRVDRSWLEENGVDVSSVVLFRYADDMWHELPTEMNEENEDYYILEAQTPGFSSFAIVALEYLQ, from the coding sequence ATGGAAAAAAGACTGGCATTACTGCTTTTTTTCTTTTTGCTAGTTTTACTTATTATTCCGGCTAATGCTTCGGATACAATAGTAGTGGAACGGACCATCCATGCTTCTCTTATCAGTCCTGGAGATTCTTTTAATGTTACGATCACATTGACAGCTAATCAGGAACTTGCAGCTCTTGCATTCAATGAATATCTTCCTGAAGGGTGGCAGCTGGAATCTATAAATGATGACGGTGCCGTATTTAAACCTATTAGCAATGAGTGGATATGGCCTTCAACTATGATTGCAGGTGAAGAAAAGGAGGTCACCTATGAGGTAAAGCTTCAGCCGGATGCCATAGCTGGTCCATATTGTATATGGGGTGTACCTTCTGCTTACGGAGCAACAGGGGATGCTGTGGAAAGCATAATTAACGTATCTGGTGATGCTCCTTTATCTGTTGTTGCAAACTTTAGTTCAGAATTTGATAAATATTCGGGCAAAACCCATTTCTCAGGGAGTTCTGACAATGTCACCATGTGGGAATGGGATATTGACAATGATGGTATTATAGAATACCAATACCAGAATCCTGTACATATATATTCAGATCAGGGGACCTATAATGTTACTTTAACTGTCTGGAACGGAGCAGGTTCTGACAGTATAACGAAAGCGGTTGTAGTTAATGAAACAATATCAAACACTGTTTTCTCTGACAGTTCATCTTATCCTGATGTTTTTTATGTGGACAAGAACGGTGAATATGATTTCAAAACCATTCAGGATGCTGTTAATGTATCCGAATCAGGTGACAGGATATATGTCCACAACGGAACTTACGATACATTCAGTGTCAATAAAACAATAGGTGTATATGCTAATTACATGGGTTGTTTCGATGAGAAAAACATAATCCCCGATTATAAGGTAGTAGTGGATTGTGGCGGTGATAATATTAATTTATCGCCTTCTGTAAATGAATTTAGCTTGATGGGAATAAAGATTCTTAATTCGAGCAATGGTATTTCCACGTCACCAAGCGTTTCTTTCCCACAATTATTCATAGCTTTCTGTAGTTTTGAAAAATTTTCCCGCCTTAAAGGAATTGAACTTAATTCTGATCGTTCATTTTTTGTGCTGGATAACATCAGTTGTTCAAAAGGTAATGGTCTGACATTGTATGGTGCAGCGAATGACAACGAGTTCCTTATGTGCAATTTCACGGAAAATGCGGGTGCAGGTGTCTGCCTGTCAGGAAACTGCACTGATAACAATTTTATAGCCAACAGTTTCATATCCAATGAAATAGGCCTTGAAATAGACAATTGCGGTGCAAACAATTCTGTTTTTTTGAATAACTTCATTGATAACACTATATCTGTTTCCGGTTCAATGGAATCCATCAACTCAAGCATAATCTGGAATTCTTCACAGCCAGTTGAGTACGCATATAAGGGAAATGCCTATAATAACTGCCTCGGCAATTACTGGGATGATTACAACGGTACCGATTCAAACGGCGATGGCATTGGTGACCAGCCCTATGTACTGCCCGGCAATCTGGGTGTTGATGCTCACCCATTGATGGAACAGTTCGAGAATTATGGACTTTTTTCTTTTGAAAACTCCTGTTCTTCATCGCTTTTGGTTAAGGATGAGCCGACAGGGGAAAATGTTGATGTGACGTATTCTGAGGCTACAGGTATTTCCCTGAGTGCAAAAGTCCTTCCTGCGATTTCAATAGAAGTAACCCCGGATGCGCTGGATTTTGGAAAACTGTCAGCAGGGGATTCAAGTGATATTTATAAACTGAAAATATTCAATAAAGGATCTTCAAAGGCCTACATTTCATCTGAAGTCATAGACGTTGCAAAGGATCTCTATGTCGAAGGATTGAAACTTGGAGGTGCTTCCTGGGGTGAATTCTCAAAGACAATAGCCAAAGAAGAAAGTGCTGAAACAAGTGTCCAGCTTCAGGTACCTGATGATTATATCGGTATCGGTTCCATGGAGGGTATATTGGTTTTCTGGGCAGAGACTAAAGGAAATAATGCTCCTGTTCTTGAATATATAGGAGATAGAAGTGTAAATGGTTCTGAAATATTGCAGATTGTTCTCTCCGCATCCGATCCTGATGATGATGAACTGAGCTACTCAACAACTGCACAGTTTGGAAATCTTAACGATAATGTGTTTAAATGGAATACCACAGGAATCGAAGCTGGAGTATATGAGATCAAATTTTCTGTATCGGATGGTTATTCTACTGATTCAGAGACTATATTGATAACCGTCAATAATGTGAGTAATAATAATGGTTACCCAACAGTAGATTTCACTTCTAATGTAACAAGTGGTAAGATACCTTTGACTGTGATGTTCACTGGCAATTCCATGAATGCAACATCCCTGAAATGGGATTTAGGTGACGGAAATTCTTCTACGGGTGAGAATGCCGTGCATACTTATAATGTCCCCGGAAACTACACGGTATCACTCACAGCCATCAATAGCGTCGGAAATAACACTGAGAAAAAAGTTGATTATATCAGTGCATATCCGCGGATCATTATTTCTTTCGTATCACCATCCACTTCTTCAGTTACTGATACAGCAGGTGATTCCAGGACATTCACGGTCAATACCGATGAGGTCGCAAATATTTCATGGATACTCGATGATGTGCTCCTGCATACAAACCTTTCCGTTACAAACGCTTCATATTATTGTCAGTCGGCAACAGCAGGAATTCACAATCTCACAGTTTTTGCAGAAAACTCTAATGGTACCGCACAGAAAGAATGGATATGGGAGGTAAATGCCGAATCATCTTCCGATAGTGGTAGCAGCAGTTCTTCCGGTGGAACACGGGTAAACGGAGGTGGTAATTCAGGAGAGAGCTACGAGAACATCCTATACAAGACGGCTAAAAGCCAGACCGTACTGGGGAAAAAAATAACAACCTATGCCTTTGACTCTGCTGGTAATCCCATAGTATCAATAAGTTTCATAGCTCTGAAAAATTCCGGTGTGGTAAGCAGCTCGGTTGAAGTCCTTTATGGAATATCCAGTCTTGTGCAGGGTCCTCCTCCGGGAGAAGTTTACAAGTATATGAATATATGGGTAGGAGATACTGGATTTGCAACTCCTGATAACATTAAGAATGCAATTGTTTCCTTTAAGGTCGAAAAGTCCTGGATATCAAACAATGATATTAAGGAATCATTGATTTCTCTGTACAGGTACAATGACAATGAATGGAATAAATTAGAGACGCGTAAAGTAAAAGAAGATGACGATTTCGTCTATTTTGAAGCAGAAACACCAGGTTTTTCCCCATTTGCTATTACTGGTGTCAGGCAGAACCAGCCTCTGCAGGCAGATGAAAATCTGCTATATTCTACGTCTGATGAAGAAGGGAATTCGCTGTCTACACAATCCAATGATACCGGATACGTACCTGTCGTTGCTTCACAATCGGGTATCAGTACATGGATATGGATAATATGCCTGTTGTTACTGCTACTCGGTCTTGGAATATATATAGGTGTTAAAAGAGATCTCATTCCGATCAAGGATAAGAAATACGAGAATGTGATCTTCAAAGATGTGTTGTCCGATGAAGCAGTTGCAAACAACCCTGTATCTTACTATTTTGATAATGTTGAGAATCCCATCCAATATATTCACTTTACAATAAAGGAGTATTACGGTAATGTGGATGTAAAAGTGGAAGTTCTGAGGAAAAGGTCTCTTCTTGTAAAGTCCGATCCTCCTGGTAACGTATACAGGCACCTGAATCTTTGGATCAGTGTGGATGAACTGATTGATCCCTCTATGATCGCTGATCCCTTCATTGGTTTCAGGGTGGACCGGTCCTGGCTGGAAGAAAATGGGGTTGATGTTTCCTCAGTGGTCCTTTTCAGATATGCAGATGATATGTGGCACGAGTTGCCGACAGAAATGAATGAAGAAAATGAGGACTATTATATTTTAGAGGCACAGACTCCTGGCTTTTCTTCTTTTGCCATAGTGGCATTGGAGTATCTACAGTAG
- a CDS encoding winged helix-turn-helix domain-containing protein: MSNEGNKEIDDDDKTKFLKLFYALDSKTRLSILQSLFENEKHISEIAREQEISVPVAAKHVNILEKADLIKRNIYGKTHVLELNNKNIAKSLDILAPIKSVEVKKGTNLLDVLKEIAVIETKKLRGKDHIISTNGEEGFFIYELDGQFCDQTVQNCVFRKDSTVVWKKLEPVAKLRLKIKVTE, from the coding sequence ATGAGTAATGAAGGTAACAAAGAAATAGATGATGATGATAAAACAAAATTTTTAAAACTGTTTTATGCATTGGATAGTAAAACAAGGCTTAGTATTCTTCAGAGTTTATTTGAAAATGAAAAACACATTTCAGAAATTGCTCGTGAACAGGAAATATCAGTCCCTGTAGCAGCCAAACACGTCAATATACTGGAAAAAGCTGATCTCATTAAAAGAAATATATACGGAAAAACACATGTTTTAGAACTGAATAACAAAAATATAGCAAAATCTCTTGATATCTTGGCACCGATCAAAAGTGTGGAAGTAAAAAAAGGTACCAATCTACTTGACGTCTTAAAAGAAATTGCCGTTATTGAAACTAAAAAGCTAAGAGGAAAAGATCACATTATTTCAACCAATGGTGAAGAAGGATTTTTTATCTATGAACTTGACGGGCAGTTTTGTGATCAGACCGTTCAGAATTGCGTATTTAGAAAAGATTCAACTGTTGTGTGGAAGAAACTTGAACCCGTAGCAAAGTTACGCCTGAAGATTAAAGTCACTGAATAA
- a CDS encoding PGF-pre-PGF domain-containing protein: protein MDQKKIIYVAAISMALFFLCGSTALCSDEMTATRSISDSSVNAGDTFTVTIDLHFNNQTDSPAIEERLPFGWTISEVDFGDAAFKSGNTRTTWMWDGKIDSGETLSISYNVNVSDSTSSGEYLISGNVSGYDSALVGGDQIEIEIAGDQKVTVVGQSSSSSSTSTSSSGGGGGGGGGTSGEAYENILKKDVETVFINKGSSVKYEFTSDENSIDYVQFTGLKNSGKISTTIEVLNDRSTYVDSDAPGLVYQNMNIWVGKVGFATSDNIEDPVIGFSVEKSWMDDNGLTSDGISLYRYSDDVWNKLETTVLSEDDTRVYFESTTPGFSPFAISAPRADVAESPAASEDDTEDLKSTPENDEGEQTTQQEGTPSTPGVGFAGTMFVMVVAGVFTAMKGRK, encoded by the coding sequence ATGGATCAAAAAAAGATAATATATGTTGCCGCCATTTCAATGGCACTATTCTTTTTGTGCGGGAGCACGGCACTTTGCTCCGATGAAATGACAGCTACCAGAAGTATATCAGACAGCTCTGTGAATGCAGGTGATACTTTTACCGTGACAATTGATCTTCATTTTAATAACCAAACAGACAGTCCGGCAATTGAAGAAAGATTGCCTTTTGGATGGACGATCAGTGAGGTTGATTTTGGGGATGCTGCTTTCAAGAGCGGTAATACTAGAACCACGTGGATGTGGGATGGGAAAATCGATTCTGGTGAGACACTATCAATTAGTTATAATGTTAATGTATCAGATTCGACTTCTAGTGGAGAGTATTTAATTTCCGGAAATGTTTCCGGTTATGATTCTGCGCTTGTGGGAGGTGATCAGATAGAAATAGAAATAGCCGGTGACCAGAAAGTGACTGTAGTAGGACAATCTTCATCATCTTCTTCCACCAGTACTTCGTCATCCGGTGGCGGCGGCGGTGGCGGCGGTGGAACCTCCGGTGAAGCGTATGAGAATATCCTGAAAAAGGATGTGGAGACTGTATTCATTAATAAGGGTAGCAGTGTGAAATATGAATTTACATCTGATGAAAATTCAATTGACTATGTACAGTTTACCGGCCTTAAAAACTCAGGCAAGATATCCACTACAATTGAAGTCCTTAATGACAGATCAACATATGTAGATTCGGATGCACCGGGATTAGTATACCAGAATATGAATATCTGGGTTGGCAAGGTTGGTTTTGCCACATCCGATAATATAGAGGATCCTGTAATTGGGTTCAGTGTTGAAAAAAGCTGGATGGACGACAATGGCCTTACTTCAGATGGCATCTCACTTTATCGATACTCGGATGATGTATGGAATAAACTTGAGACAACTGTTTTAAGTGAAGATGATACACGTGTTTACTTTGAGTCCACTACACCAGGTTTCTCTCCGTTTGCAATATCCGCTCCCCGGGCTGATGTAGCAGAATCACCAGCAGCATCGGAAGATGATACGGAAGATCTTAAATCCACACCAGAAAACGATGAAGGAGAGCAGACAACTCAACAGGAAGGAACACCAAGTACTCCCGGAGTCGGGTTTGCAGGTACCATGTTTGTGATGGTTGTTGCTGGTGTTTTCACTGCGATGAAAGGTAGAAAATAA